The DNA region CCACTGGTTCGGCCCTCGTGGCGGGCCGTGTGGGCGTTCTCCCGCAAACGCTTCGTGCGCGACAACACCACGCTCACCGCCCAGGAGAACCGTGCCCGCGACGTCGTCGCCGGCGCGAAGGACGCCCCCGCCCCCAGATTCGCCACGACCGCCACCGGTGCCCGCGCCCTGGACGAGTCCGCCCTGGCCCGCGCCCGGCGCCTGGCAGGCCCGCTGCGACGACGACAACGACGTTTCCCACCTTCTGGCCGGGTTCGGCGTACCTGTGCGCCTCGGCCATCCGCTCGAGCGGGAAGCGCCGGTCGATGACCGCGGGTGCCGAGCAGCCGATCGGGGTCGCCATGCGCCTCGCGGCGGGCGCAGTGGCGGGCGTCCGGGAGGAGCACACGACCCGTCCTACCGCTGGTGCCAGGACTCCCCGGTCGCGCCGTCGAGCACGTGGACAAGGGTCTTGTCGCCGCAGTCGAGCCCGAGTGGCACAGCCGGAATGGCCGCCCAGTGGTTGCCAGGATCACTTGCCGAACCCAGATGACGGCTTTGGCTCGCCTTGAAACCTTCTCGTGGCAGGGTTGGTCCCATGACGCAGCAATCCGGGTGGCGCGACAACCCGCAGGACCGCAGCCGGCTTCGCTGCCGGGACGCAGTGATCTGGTCCAGCGACGTCACTCCGAAGGTCTCGCCGACCGTGGACCGGTCCGACAGCGGTATGCCATGCGGCGTCACCCCGGCCGGGCCAGGGGCAGCAGGGCGGCCCGTGGCCGGCATACGCAGGAGACCGTAGTGAAGAGCTTTAGTCGACTCCCGCAACACATTGGCATTATTCCTGACGGCAATCGAAGGTGGGCTCAGCACAAGGGCCTGAAGAAGCAGGACGGGTATGAGTCCGGCCTTCGGCCAGGACTCGAGCTGTACGAACTATGTTTGGAGCTGGGGATTAAGGAGCTAACCTTCTACGGGTTCACGGTAGATAACACAAAGCGCCCCTCCGTGCAGATCATAGCTTTTCAGAAGGCGTGTGTCGACGCCGTTGAATACCTGGCAAGCAAAGACACGGACTTGCTGGTCGTCGGGAATACTCAGTCGCGATTCTTTCCAAAGGCACTGCTGCCGTACACCGAGAGAACTAGATTCGGGAGCGGTCTCATCAAAGTCAACTTCCTGGCCAACTATGGCTGGAACTGGGACCTCAACTATTCGGTGCAGAACAGTGCCACCAGCTCAAGTGGCAACATCATTGACGGTATAGCGTCCTCGGATATCTCAAGAATCGACTTGATCATCCGCTGGGGCGGCGGGCGAAGGCTGAGTGGATTCTTACCGATCCAGTCAGTCTATGCGGACTTCTATGTGTTGGATGAGATGTGGCCCGACTACAGCATTGAGCAAGTCTACAAGGCCTTGGAATGGTATCAAGACCAAGACATAACGCTGGGCGGTTAGCCTCGCGGTTTCATGGCAGGGTGGCGTGAGCTCGTGTCGTTGACCGGAAAAGTGCCCCTGACCTGGGATGATAGGGATTGTTGAGGCCCATTCCGTACCAGTTCGAGGAGCACCTTCCAGGTGAAGCACCGCTCTCTCACCTCGATCTTTCATGATGAACGGTGGCGCTTGGCGTCGGGCAGTTCCGGTGCCGTCCGGGTGTGATTTTGGTGTCCGGGTGTGACCCGGTGTCCCGGTGTCGTCCGACCTGACTTGGGTCACCTTGGGTCCTCCTGGGCGACTGGATCGCTCTGACCTGGGGTGATGTCCGGGCTTAGTGCGCTGTCGAGGCACTAAGTAGGTTGGGGTCGTGGCATGGCACCGGCGGGTGCGGACGGCTTCGGGAGCGACTGCGGTGCAGATCGCTGAGTCCGTGGCGGGTCGGCGTCGGATCGTTCGGCATGTCGGCTCGGCTCATGACGAGGCTGAGCTCGGCCTGCTGATCCAGGAGGCCAACGATCTGCTCGTTGATGATCGGCAGGGAGTCCTTGACCTAGGCATGCGGGTTCCCCAGAGGGCGGCATCGCTGCTTGCGGTGCCGTCGCCGCCGGCCCTGTTCGGTGATCGGTCCGCCCAGCCGCGCCGGCGGGCGGTGGCGGCGCCGACGGTGCTGCGCACGTCCTCGCGGTTGCTGTTCGAGGGGACAGCTCGTATTGTCGATGACGCCTGAAACTGAGCTCCGGCGTCAATCGCCGTTTGTCGGGTGAGTCACCGCGATGCTTGCCATTGTCGCTGCCGATACCGCGGCGGATCGTCGCAGGCAAGCAGCGAGGCTGCGTCGCCCGGGGGCGCCCGTCTCTGACAGGTTGTCCTAGATGCCAGCGACGTTCTTGAGACCCTCGGCCGTGCCCGCTTCGGGGTTGTACTCCAGACCGATCCATCCCTCGTAGCCGCCCGCGCGCAGCGTCGAGACCCACCTTGCGAGGGGCAGCTGCCCCGTCCCCGGCTCGTGGCGGCCCGGAAGGTCGGCGATCTGAACGTGAGCGATGTCGTTCACCCGTGTACTGATGATCTCGTTGACGTCGTCACCGTTGGCGGCGAGGTGGTAGAGGTCGGCGAGAACACCGATGTTGGTGTGTCCCCGACGCCTGGCACCATCTCTGAGGTCGACGCAGTCCTGGAACGTGGCGAGTGGGAAGTCCGGGATCCCGCTCACAGCCTCGAGCAGCACCGTGCCGCCGACCTCGAAGAGGCTCGCGGCGACCACGGCGAGTGCGTCTAGGGCTGCACCGTGCTGAGCTTGCGGAGAGCGACCTGAGTCTCGCAGGCCGTGAAGCGCGTTGAACGCCTGGACACCGGTCGCCTCGGCAATCTCGCGGGTGGCGCGCAACGACGCTTCGAGCTCGGTGAGACGGTCCGCATGACTGAGGATGCCCCGGTCGCCGTTGGCCATGTCGCCCGCGAACAGGTTCAGGGCCACCAGCTCGACGTCGGCTTCCTCGATCGCCCGGATGAACGCAGAGACCTCAGCGCCGGTTGGTTCCGGGCCCGCGAACGGCCACCAGAACTCAACCGCGGCGTAGCCTGCGTCTCGCGCCGCTCTGGGTCGGTCAAGGAGTGGGTACTCCTTGAACAGCATGGAGCAGTTGAGCGCAATTCGGGGGTCATCGGTCACAGCGTGCCTCTCTAGCTCTTGCGGTCGACTGGTCATACGAATGCCACGGAGCCGTCTGGGCGGACGGGCAGCCGTCGCTCCCATCGCACGTAGTGGTCCTCGGCGAGTGCCCCTTCATCGATCTCGACTCCCCAGCCGGGTCGATCGGGCCGGAGCTCCAGGTGACCGTCGACGGGGAGGTAGGGGTCCGGGCACCACGTCGTGACATCCGGCTTGTACTCCAGGTACGCGAAGTTGGTCGTCGCGGCCGCGAAGTGCACGTTGTGTGCGGTCGCCAACGGGCCCATGGGGTTGTGGGGGGCGATCGGCACGAAGTGGGCCTCGGCGATGGCCGCGATCTTCCGCATCTGGCTCAGGCCCCCGACCACACAGATGTCCGGCTGGGCGATGTCGGCGCCGCCTGCTGAGAGCAGTGCGAGGAACTCGTACGGTGAGTAGAGCGACTCACCGGTCGCGAGTGGGACGCGCATCTTGGCCCGAAGGTCGCGCCATGCCGGAAGGTGCTCCGGCCGCAACGGCTCCTCGAGGAAGAGAGGGTCGTAGGGGGCGAGGGCGTCCGCGAGCTGTACGGCCTTGATCGGCTCGAAGATCTTGGCGTGTGCGTCGAAGGCGAACTCCCAGTCGTCCGGTGCCGCTGACCTGAGGGCGCCGAAGTAGTCGCCGGCCTCCCGGCAGACGACTCCCCACCGTGTGTCGTGGGGTGTGCGGCGGTACGGGCTGAGCTTGAAGGACGTGAAGCCGTAGTCCGCGTGCATCTGGTTCGCGCGGTCCAGGCACTCGTCGACGTCGGGCGCGTCGTAGAGGCCGCAGTAGACAGGGACGCGGTCACGGACCTGCCCGCCCAGCAGCATGTACACGGGTAGCCCTGCAGCCTTGCCTGCGATGTCCCACAGAGCATGGTCGATGGCTGCGATGGCAGCGAGACCGATCGCGCCCTGCGGAAAGCGGGCACTGCGGAGAAGGACTGTCGACGCGTGCTCCACCCGACGGGCGTCGAGCCCCGTGATCAGTTCGAAGAAGTAGTCCAGCACGTGCGTGAGAGCAAGGTCGGGACCGTGGTTGTAGGCCTCGCCCCAGCCGCTGATGCCTGCGTCCGTGTCGATCCGTACGAGGAGCCTCGGTCGATCTCCCACGCGTTGCATGTAGCTGCGCAGACCGGTGATCCGGACCGGAACATTCGTCGTTGACACGTCAGACCTCTCGTGGCCGGTCAAGGCAGCTGGGCGAAGCACTTTGCAGCGAACTGCTCGATGTGTGCGGCCACGAGCCGCTCGGCCTCCTCGGCGTCGCCCGACAGTGCGGCCGCCAACATCGCCGAGTGCTCTTCGGCTTCGTCGTCCCAGCTGTGCACGGACTTCCAGAGGGTGACGGAGATGAGTGCCGTCCGTTCGCGCAGGCCGTCAAGAATCTCGATCATGAGCTCGTTTCCGCAGCCTTCGTAGAGCGTTCGGTGGAACTCCCGGTTCAGGACGCTGCGCTCGAGAGCGGAGTCGGTGTCTCGGGCGCGTCGTAGGAGGTCCTCGGCGGGATGAAGGTCCACGCCTGCCCGGACCGATGCGCCGACCGCAGGGGGCTCGAGCAGGCCCCGGACGTTGAAGACGTCCTTGACCAGGGCGGCGTCCACCCTGGTCACCGTTGCGCCCTTGAAGTCACCCAGGCGCACCAGTCCTTGGCCGGCGAGCGTCTTCAACGCCTCGCGGACCGGGGTCTTGGACACGCCGTAGAGCCGGGCCAGGTCGGCCTCGACCAACGGCTGCCCGGCCGTCAGCTGCCCGGCCAAGATCGCGTGCCTGATCCCTGTCATCACCCAGCCCGTGCGTGGAGGCATGGGTGCGACCGGCGCCAAGGGCGACGGGGGCTGTGGCGCTGTTGCGGTGGGCTTCATCTGGTCCTTGCTTTCGTATATGACGTACGATACGTTACACATCCTACAGCGGTCCGCTCGCCCCCCACAACCCGCACGGCCACCCAGCTTGGCCGGCGTCCCGCCGGCCGAGCACCCCGCAATGACGCGAAGGAGCTCACCCATGACGTACGAGAGTCGGCCTGGCCTCACCAGGAGGATGCACGTGCCCAAGCGCAGGACTGGCGCCCGGCTGGCTGCCGCTCTGACGGTGTCGGTCTTGACCCTCACGGCCTGCTCAGGAGGCGCTGAGGAGGTGGAGGCCGGACCTGCCGAAGTGGTCGAGCTGACCTTCTGGGACACGGACGCTCGGACCGGTAGGACCGAGCGCCTCGAGACGCTGATCGGCATGTTCGAGGAGGAGCACCCGAACATCACCGTCGAGTACGTCGGGCTGCCGAGCGACTCGTACATGCAGAAGGTGGATACGGCGATCGCCACGGACTCGACGCCTGATCTCATCACGATGAAGGCGTCGGACATCTCGGCCCTCGTCGCGCAGGGCGCCCTCGCCCCGCTCGACGATCGCATCGAGGAGGCCGGGCTCACCGAGCTGTTGTCGGAAGGCATGGTCACCTCGGCACGGGCAGCCGCGGGAGACGACAAGATCTACCTCACCCCCACCACGTCCCTCACCGATGTCCTGTGGTACCGGTCCGACCTCTTCGAGGAGGCGGGTCTCGGAACTCCCACGACCTGGGACGACTTCTTCACCGCGGCGGAGACTCTGACCGACAAGGAGACTGGG from Cellulomonas sp. KRMCY2 includes:
- a CDS encoding hydroxypyruvate isomerase family protein yields the protein MTDDPRIALNCSMLFKEYPLLDRPRAARDAGYAAVEFWWPFAGPEPTGAEVSAFIRAIEEADVELVALNLFAGDMANGDRGILSHADRLTELEASLRATREIAEATGVQAFNALHGLRDSGRSPQAQHGAALDALAVVAASLFEVGGTVLLEAVSGIPDFPLATFQDCVDLRDGARRRGHTNIGVLADLYHLAANGDDVNEIISTRVNDIAHVQIADLPGRHEPGTGQLPLARWVSTLRAGGYEGWIGLEYNPEAGTAEGLKNVAGI
- a CDS encoding undecaprenyl diphosphate synthase family protein → MKSFSRLPQHIGIIPDGNRRWAQHKGLKKQDGYESGLRPGLELYELCLELGIKELTFYGFTVDNTKRPSVQIIAFQKACVDAVEYLASKDTDLLVVGNTQSRFFPKALLPYTERTRFGSGLIKVNFLANYGWNWDLNYSVQNSATSSSGNIIDGIASSDISRIDLIIRWGGGRRLSGFLPIQSVYADFYVLDEMWPDYSIEQVYKALEWYQDQDITLGG
- a CDS encoding mandelate racemase/muconate lactonizing enzyme family protein; its protein translation is MSTTNVPVRITGLRSYMQRVGDRPRLLVRIDTDAGISGWGEAYNHGPDLALTHVLDYFFELITGLDARRVEHASTVLLRSARFPQGAIGLAAIAAIDHALWDIAGKAAGLPVYMLLGGQVRDRVPVYCGLYDAPDVDECLDRANQMHADYGFTSFKLSPYRRTPHDTRWGVVCREAGDYFGALRSAAPDDWEFAFDAHAKIFEPIKAVQLADALAPYDPLFLEEPLRPEHLPAWRDLRAKMRVPLATGESLYSPYEFLALLSAGGADIAQPDICVVGGLSQMRKIAAIAEAHFVPIAPHNPMGPLATAHNVHFAAATTNFAYLEYKPDVTTWCPDPYLPVDGHLELRPDRPGWGVEIDEGALAEDHYVRWERRLPVRPDGSVAFV
- a CDS encoding GntR family transcriptional regulator, with the protein product MTGIRHAILAGQLTAGQPLVEADLARLYGVSKTPVREALKTLAGQGLVRLGDFKGATVTRVDAALVKDVFNVRGLLEPPAVGASVRAGVDLHPAEDLLRRARDTDSALERSVLNREFHRTLYEGCGNELMIEILDGLRERTALISVTLWKSVHSWDDEAEEHSAMLAAALSGDAEEAERLVAAHIEQFAAKCFAQLP